In a single window of the Planktothrix tepida PCC 9214 genome:
- a CDS encoding DUF305 domain-containing protein, translating to MNRKSIFYTLMIELLTGGTATTLALVLAFKTFSQTSQASPIPSPSTQFPQAVPGMGGMMGQPDQHFTVMMIPHHEGAIAMADLALQRSQHPEILTLAQFIKDSQTREIEKMRTW from the coding sequence ATGAATCGTAAGTCTATTTTCTACACATTGATGATTGAACTTCTAACGGGTGGTACTGCCACAACTTTAGCCTTAGTCCTCGCCTTTAAGACCTTTTCTCAGACTTCTCAAGCCTCACCGATTCCTTCTCCATCGACTCAATTTCCTCAAGCCGTTCCTGGGATGGGGGGGATGATGGGGCAACCGGATCAACACTTCACCGTGATGATGATTCCCCATCACGAAGGAGCGATCGCAATGGCAGACCTAGCACTTCAGCGATCGCAGCATCCCGAAATCCTTACCCTTGCCCAATTCATCAAAGACAGTCAAACCCGTGAGATCGAGAAGATGCGAACTTGGTAA
- a CDS encoding heavy metal translocating P-type ATPase gives MTQTPSVKTQQMQVGGMDCGSCAAKIEAGVQKIPGVAHISVSVATERLSVTYDPKQVSEQEIRDRVISLGFTIISPEAHDHNHNHDHDHSHHHGSGEFNLKQELIPVLGVVVLLVLGIVFEQPLHHTPYSIAEYAVFIPAYLISGSTVLKAAGRNILRGQVFDENFLMTIATVGAIAIHQLPEAVAVMLFFRIGELFQEYAVGRSRRSIKSVLEVRPDTANLKLNGTLKAVSPEIVNVGDIIIVKPGEKIPLDGEILEGYSQIDTSALTGESVPRTVKVGEVVLAGMINQTGVLTVQVTKPFGESSIAKILDLVENATSKKAETEKFITQFARYYTPVVVVLSLAVALLPPLFIPSATHTEWVYRALILLVISCPCGLVISIPLGYFGGIGGAAKRGILVKGSIFLDILTAVKTVVFDKTGTLTKGVFKVAKIVTQNNFSELELLKIAAQTESHSSHPIAESIREAYGQPIDDADVTNYEEIAGYGIRATVNNQVVLAGNDRLLHRENIDHDTCNVEGTVVHLAVEGRYAGYILIADEIKDDAVKAIQDLKAVGVEHTVMLTGDNGIVAKSIAEQLGVDSYKAELLPEGKVEAIEALLSRSGNSKVAFVGDGINDTPVIARADIGMAMGGLGSDAAIETADVVIMTDAPSKVAEAIQVAKKTRQIVVQNIVLAMGIKGLFIGLGVIGIATLWEAVFADVGVALLAIFNATRVLK, from the coding sequence ATGACTCAAACTCCTTCGGTGAAAACTCAACAGATGCAGGTCGGTGGTATGGATTGCGGTAGCTGTGCAGCCAAGATCGAGGCAGGTGTACAGAAAATACCGGGTGTGGCACATATATCTGTGAGTGTGGCGACGGAACGTTTAAGTGTGACCTATGACCCAAAGCAGGTGAGTGAACAGGAAATCCGTGATCGCGTCATCTCTCTAGGCTTCACCATCATCAGCCCAGAGGCTCATGACCATAACCATAACCATGACCATGACCACAGCCATCATCACGGCTCAGGGGAGTTTAACCTGAAACAAGAACTGATTCCCGTGCTCGGAGTAGTTGTCCTGCTTGTGCTAGGAATAGTCTTTGAACAGCCACTTCACCATACACCCTACAGCATTGCTGAGTATGCCGTGTTCATTCCCGCTTATTTGATCAGTGGCTCAACAGTATTAAAAGCGGCGGGACGGAACATTCTCCGGGGACAGGTGTTTGATGAGAACTTTTTGATGACCATTGCGACGGTCGGGGCGATCGCCATTCATCAACTTCCTGAAGCCGTCGCCGTTATGCTGTTTTTCCGCATCGGAGAATTGTTTCAAGAATACGCAGTGGGTCGTTCTCGTCGTTCTATCAAATCTGTGCTGGAAGTTCGCCCCGACACGGCTAATCTGAAACTCAATGGCACTCTCAAAGCAGTCTCCCCAGAAATTGTTAATGTGGGGGATATTATTATTGTCAAACCTGGAGAAAAGATTCCCTTAGATGGTGAAATTCTCGAAGGCTATTCTCAAATCGATACTTCAGCATTAACCGGAGAATCCGTTCCCCGGACAGTGAAGGTCGGAGAAGTCGTTCTTGCAGGAATGATTAATCAAACGGGTGTGCTGACTGTACAAGTCACCAAACCCTTTGGGGAATCTTCCATTGCTAAAATTCTCGATTTAGTTGAAAACGCGACTAGCAAAAAAGCAGAAACTGAGAAATTTATTACCCAATTTGCTCGTTATTACACCCCCGTTGTCGTTGTTCTGTCCCTAGCTGTAGCCCTTCTACCGCCACTCTTCATTCCCAGTGCAACTCACACGGAATGGGTTTACCGCGCCCTAATTCTGCTGGTAATTTCCTGCCCCTGCGGACTCGTTATTAGTATTCCTTTGGGTTACTTTGGTGGTATTGGAGGCGCTGCTAAACGAGGAATTTTAGTTAAAGGTTCGATATTTCTGGATATTCTAACAGCAGTTAAAACCGTTGTTTTTGATAAAACTGGAACCTTAACTAAAGGTGTGTTTAAAGTGGCGAAAATTGTAACTCAAAACAATTTTTCCGAATTAGAACTGCTGAAGATAGCGGCTCAAACTGAATCCCATTCTAGCCACCCAATTGCAGAATCAATTCGAGAAGCTTATGGTCAACCCATTGATGATGCCGATGTCACGAACTATGAAGAAATTGCGGGTTATGGCATTCGGGCGACGGTGAACAATCAAGTTGTTCTCGCCGGAAATGATCGGCTTTTGCATCGAGAAAACATTGACCACGATACCTGCAATGTTGAGGGTACTGTTGTTCATCTCGCTGTTGAGGGACGCTATGCAGGCTATATTTTAATTGCCGATGAAATTAAGGACGATGCCGTTAAAGCAATTCAAGACCTTAAAGCTGTTGGTGTTGAACATACAGTGATGCTGACGGGTGACAACGGCATTGTTGCTAAAAGCATTGCAGAGCAGTTGGGTGTAGATTCCTATAAGGCTGAATTGTTACCCGAAGGAAAAGTAGAGGCAATTGAGGCTTTGCTGAGTCGATCTGGAAACAGCAAAGTTGCGTTTGTCGGGGATGGCATCAACGATACGCCTGTGATTGCTAGGGCGGATATCGGTATGGCGATGGGAGGATTGGGATCAGATGCAGCAATTGAAACGGCGGATGTGGTGATTATGACGGATGCTCCGTCTAAAGTAGCGGAGGCGATTCAAGTTGCTAAAAAGACTCGCCAGATTGTGGTGCAGAATATTGTACTGGCAATGGGAATTAAAGGGTTGTTT